The following coding sequences are from one Mugil cephalus isolate CIBA_MC_2020 chromosome 9, CIBA_Mcephalus_1.1, whole genome shotgun sequence window:
- the col4a4 gene encoding collagen alpha-4(IV) chain translates to MALTCCPAPCSYAWLWCLLMMLSAPPAALGGDKTEPCGGRDCSTCQCFPAKGARGLPGALGQQGPQGAPGPPGAQGPPGEKGQRGGEGPTGAAGLKGDMGSVGIAGFPGLDGVPGHPGPGGGPGLPGLDGCNGTRGNKGDVGLPGEQGMDGEPGFPGLKGFKGEPSARFIMFRGITGDAGPAGIPGRQGEPGPQGPMGPMGRVGLDGTNGVNGLPGSRGPPGERGRSVPGSKGDEGEQGPQGPPGPFEFVERPEDQNIKGEKGLPGIKGACGPQGPPGIDGALGCKGEKGIVGFPGPRGAPGGSGLPGKKGYKGIPGSPGLPGLIGREGLKGMMGDPGPKGLPQSADVFHTGEVGDPGAPGLRGPPGERGFMGFHGPKGAPGRSVLGPKGVLGPRGAPGCKGEKGDRGQTPFYKARPGEPGKPGPPGYRGLKGEPGVPGKYCLIGATGQPGDPGVQGLTGPSGFRGIKGDKGDCSCGPPVILKGPPGPVGMMGLPGSPGTPGPPGFRGKQGIPGDMGLTGEQGRVGFPGNKGFKGRKGSSTLVDIKGEKGNQGQPGLAGEPGFPGITGFTGPPGVPGNPGPKGESFPSSPGNRGPPGLSGPKGLLGPPGPPGPGIGGARGEQGLNGDAGPDGETGPPGQKGAKGEFLPCVFPKPGPPGEKGDPGDAGFTGPPGSPGSPGITGPDGVKGDQGQYGPPGLPGQQGPPGFVGDHGEEGPEGVSTDGDPGIQGVPGSTGLRGPTGDFVRGPSGPIGFPGPLGALGPKGTPGPPGIAGPPGIPGRSGASGVKGQKGDDGAEGLVGPPGKSPQDCDPGLSGLPGHYGPQGSIGPPGCVGEKGEVGDPGLPGFGQQGPVGRPGSTGVPGFRGPPGPFGPIGHSGPPGCNGQKGLIGPQGLEGWPGAPGQPGAPGTPGNPGERGLSGRDGGPGCQGVKGEKGCLGAPGPPGETNYIPIKGERGQQGPSGFQGFIGPRGRKGAQGLTGQPGFPSISGPPGMAGPRGPQGPCGKPGPSGPPGFKGVEGFIGFPGETGDLGDPGCPGPPGRPGHIGWPGPKGDPGESRVCPGPPGDKGPPGDNGSPGASGHPGHPGEPGFIGAPGQKGCKGDPGSHGVPGQPGVIGPPGPGGRPGIPGHPGVPGADGPPGPLGSPGLPGPPGPLGLHGLNGLKGVKGDRGTRGLSTPGPPGCKGPPGDKGPTGTPGPCGPSQPGPKGPRGPQGPKGPPGSCGPPGIPGEDCKGPIPGYSGDPGYPGPDGHPGGPGEKGNPGVNPPICGDAGDNGDGGCPGEKGQKGPPGCVGRPGNPGNPGQKGMRGDTGLLGLPGAPGYKGPPGPGGPPGPKGCPGPAGQKGDKGEVKGSCNIPPAPQGPVGPPGPQGRRGDPGLEGELGRRGSEGQKGDPGLQGELGLEGPPGPYGSVGEKGLPGESGVVGQKGDQGSPGDRGPPGTSKRMNSGFLLVIHSQSPRVPTCPPNMRKLWDGFSLLYLEGQEKAHTQDLGQAGSCLRVFSTMPFASCNMGTCSYSSRNDKSYWLSTAVQPPMEPVDGASIQSHVSRCVVCESPSSPVALHSQSSQEPECPPQWRSLWIGFSFLMHTGAGDEGGGQSLTSSGSCLQDFRAKPFVECQGPRGTCHYFSNIYSFWLTKVEASTSFNSSPNTMTEGSTQMASIGRCNVCLRE, encoded by the exons GGCGACAAGACGGAGCCATGCGGTGGGCGGGACTGTTCCACCTGTCAGTGTTTCCCAGCCAAAGGAGCGAGG GGTTTACCAGGTGCTCTGGGTCAGCAGGGCCCCCAGGGGGCCCCAGGACCACCGGGCGCTCAGGGGCCTCCAGGAGAGAAGGGTcaaagaggaggtgaagggccgacaggagctgcaggactgAAAGGAGACATG GGAAGTGTCGGCATTGCTGGTTTTCCGGGTTTAGATGGAGTTCCG GGTCACCCTGGACCTGGTGGAGGTCCTGGTTTACCTGGTCTGGATGGATGTAACGGAACCAGAGGAAACAAAGGAGACGTGGGACTTCCTGGAGAACAAGGAATGGACGGAGAACCG GGTTTTCCAGGACTGAAAGGATTTAAAGGAGAACCCTCAGCACGCTTCATAATGTTCAGAGGAATAACT GGAGACGCTGGACCTGCTGGAATACCTGGTCGACAG GGTGAACCAGGTCCCCAGGGGCCAATGGGACCAATGGGTCGTGTAGGACTGGACGGAACCAAT gGAGTCAACGGTCTGCCGGGTTCTAGGGGTCCACCT GGAGAAAGAGGTAGATCTGTGCCAGGATCTAAAGGAGACGAG GGGGAACAGGGCCCACAGGGGCCACCAGGGCCATTTGAGTTTGTTGAGCGTCCAGAAGACCAGAACATCAAAGGAGAAAAG GGTCTTCCAGGGATTAAAGGAGCCTGCGGACCTCAAGGACCTCCA GGTATAGATGGGGCCCTCGGGTGCAAAGGAGAGAAGGGGATTGTGGGATTTCCTGGACCACGG GGGGCACCTGGTGGTTCCGGTCTGCCGGGAAAGAAAGGATACAAG ggGATCCCAGGAAGCCCAGGTCTCCCAGGTCTGATTGGCCGAGAGGGTCTGAAG GGCATGATGGGAGATCCTGGTCCTAAAGGCCTCCCTCAGAGTGCTGACGTCTTCCACACTG GTGAGGTCGGGGACCCCGGCGCCCCTGGACTCAGAGGTCCACCAGGAGAACGTGGGTTTATGGGATTTCATGGCCCAAAGGGGGCCCCTGGAAGATCAGTACTGG GACCTAAGGGCGTTCTGGGTCCAAGGGGAGCTCCAGGATGCAAAGGGGAGAAAGGAGACCGTGGTCAAACACCTTTCTACAAAGCCAGACCTGGAGAACCTGGTAAACCAGGACCTCCTGGATACCGGGGGCTTAAAGGAGAGCCGGGTGTTCCAG GTAAATACTGTCTCATCGGGGCCACAGGGCAGCCCGGAGATCCTGGTGTACAGGGCCTCACGGGGCCCTCGGGCTTCCGGGGAATTAAAG GTGATAAAGGCGACTGTTCTTGTGGCCCCCCTGTGATCCTGAAGGGCCCCCCTGGCCCAGTGGGTATGATGGGTTTACCAGGGAGCCCAGGAACCCCAGGGCCTCCAGGCTTCAGAGGAAAGCAAGGTATACCCGGAGACATGGGGTTAACAGGTGAACAG ggACGGGTAGGATTTCCAGGTAACAAAGGGTTTAAAGGTCGTAAAGGGAGTTCCACACTGGTGGACATTAAAG GTGAAAAGGGAAACCAGGGCCAGCCAGGTCTTGCAGGCGAACCAGGATTCCCAGGAATAACAGGATTCACTGGTCCCCCAGGGGTTCCTGGAAACCCTGGCCCCAAG gGTGAGAGTTTCCCCAGTTCTCCTGGAAATAGGGGCCCACCAGGACTTTCAGGACCTAAAGGATTACTGGGACCTCCGGGGCCCCCGGGACCAGGCATAGGGGGAGCAAGGGGAGAGCAGGGGCTCAATGGTGATGCAGGACCTGACGGAGAAACTGGCCCCCCAGGGCAGAAAGGTGCTAAAG GTGAATTTCTTCCTTGTGTATTTCCAAAACCTGGTCCCCCTGGAGAGAAGGGAGACCCTGGCGATGCAG GGTTCACAGGCCCCCCGGGTTCACCGGGTTCTCCCGGCATCACCGGACCTGATGGAGTAAAAGGAGACCAAGGGCAGTATGGACCTCCTGGTCTACCAGGGCAACAAG gACCTCCAGGTTTTGTTGGTGACCATGGAGAAGAAGGACCGGAAGGGGTCAGTACTGATGGAGATCCAG GTATTCAGGGGGTCCCAGGCTCTACTGGGCTACGGGGACCAACTGGGGACTTTGTTCGTGGGCCCTCAGGACCTATCGGGTTTCCAGGGCCACTGGGTGCTCTGGGACCTAAAGGTACCCCAGGCCCCCCCGGCATAGCTGGACCACCAG GTATCCCGGGTCGGTCTGGAGCCTCTGGAGTAAAGGGCCAGAAAGGAGACGACGGGGCCGAAGGTTTAGTTGGTCCCCCAGGAAAATCACCTCAGGATTGTGATCCAGGACTATCGGGTTTACCTGGCCATTATGGCCCCCAGGGATCCATTGGACCCCCAG GATGTGtgggggagaaaggagaggtCGGGGACCCTGGTCTACCAGGTTTTGGCCAACAAGGTCCTGTTGGTAGGCCTGGCTCTACAGGAGTCCCTGGCTTCCGGGGGCCTCCAGGCCCTTTTGGCCCCATTGGACATTCAGGGCCGCCAGGCTGCAATGGCCAAAAAG GTCTGATTGGGCCCCAGGGCTTGGAAGGATGGCCAGGGGCCCCAGGACAGCCTGGGGCCCCTGGAACTCCTGGTAATCCTGGGGAGAGAGGACTCAGTGGACGAGATGGAGGTCCAGGATGTCAAGGGGTCAAAGGAGAGAAAG GCTGTCTAGGGGCCCCAGGGCCTCCAGGAGAGACAAACTATATCCCCatcaaaggagagagaggacaaCAAGGGCCCTCTGGCTTCCAAGGATTTATTGGACCACGAG GAAGGAAAGGTGCACAAGGACTTACAGGTCAGCCAGGGTTCCCAAGCATCAGTGGACCGCCAGGAATGGCAGGACCCAGAGGGCCCCAGGGACCCTGCGGCAAACCAGGACCCTCGGGACCACCCGGGTTTAAAGGGGTTGAAGGATTCATCGGCTTCCCTGGAGAGACTGGAGATCTA GGTGACCCTGGGTGTCCGGGACCACCTGGACGCCCTGGACACATAGGATGGCCAGGACCCAAAG GTGATCCAGGAGAATCCAGAGTTTGCCCTGGTCCACCCGGAGACAAGGGCCCTCCGGGAGATAACGGGTCCCCAG gaGCTTCTGGACATCCAGGACATCCTGGAGAACCGGGGTTCATTGGGGCTCCAGGACAGAAAGGCTGCAAAGGAGATCCAGGATCCCATGGAGTCCCGGGGCAACCAG GTGTGATCGGTCCACCAGGTCCAGGAGGTCGACCAGGTATTCCAGGCCACCCTGGTGTACCTGGGGCTGATGGTCCACCAGGTCCACTGGGAAGCCCAGGACTCCCAG GTCCTCCTGGACCACTGGGACTTCATGGACTCAACGGACTGAAAGGAGTGAAGGGCGACAGAGGAACCAGAG GTCTTAGTACACCCGGTCCTCCAGGATGCAAAGGTCCTCCAGGAGATAAGGGCCCAACAGGTACTCCAGGTCCGTGTGGTCCGTCTCAGCCTGGACCAAAGGGACCCAGGGGCCCCCAAGGACCCAAAG GACCTCCAGGTAGTTGTGGACCTCCCGGTATACCTGGAGAAGACTGTAAAGGTCCAATCCCGGGGTACTCAGGAGATCCTGGATATCCTGGCCCAGATGGACACCCAG GGGGTCCTGGTGAGAAGGGGAATCCGGGAGTAAACCCTCCAATTTGTGGTGATGCTGGGGACAATGGCGATGGAGGCTGTCCAGGGGAGAAAGGACAAAAGGGACCTCCGGGGTGTGTTGGGCGGCCTGGGAACCCTGGAAACCCAGGGCAGAAAG GTATGAGAGGGGACACTGGCCTGTTGGGATTACCTGGTGCGCCTGGTTATAAAGGACCTCCTGGTCCAGGTGGACCACCTGGACCAAAGGGATGTCCTGGACCAGCAGGTCAAAAGGGGGACAAAGGAGAAGTCAAgggctcctgtaatattcctcCAGCTCCACAGGGCCCTGTGGGACCACCTGGTCCACAAGGTCGACGTGGAGATCCAGGCCTGGAGGGAGAACTTGGCAGGAGAGGGTCTGAGG GTCAGAAGGGGGATCCAGGCCTTCAGGGAGAATTAGGTCTAGAGGGACCCCCAGGTCCTTATGGATCTGTGGGAGAGAAAGGTCTGCCAGGGGAGAGTGGAGTAGTGGGACAAAAAG GTGATCAAGGTTCACCCGGTGACCGTGGTCCTCCTGGAACATCCAAGCGCATGAACTCAGGCTTCCTGTTGGTGATCCACAGCCAGTCGCCGAGGGTTCCCACCTGTCCACCCAACATGAGGAAACTGTGGGACGGATTCAGTCTGCTGTACCTAGAGGGTCAGGAGAAGGCCCACACTCAGGACCTGG GTCAGGCAGGCTCGTGCTTGCGCGTGTTTTCCACCATGCCGTTTGCCTCCTGCAATATGGGAACCTGCTCATACTCCAGTCGCAACGATAAGTCCTACTGGCTCTCCACGGCGGTGCAGCCGCCCATGGAGCCCGTGGATGGTGCCTCCATCCAAAGCCACGTCAGCCGCTGTGTGGTGTGCGAATCGCCTTCCTCACCCGTCGCTCTGCACAGCCAGTCCTCCCAAGAGCCGGAGTGCCCCCCCCAGTGGAGGAGCCTGTGGATCGGTTTCTCCTTCCTCATG cATACAGGTGCGGGGGACGAGGGCGGGGGCCAGTCTCTGACCTCATCAGGTAGTTGTCTTCAGGATTTCAGGGCCAAGCCCTTCGTGGAGTGTCAGGGGCCCCGAGGAACCTGCCACTACTTCTCCAACATTTACAGCTTCTGGTTGACCAAAGTGGAGGCGAGCACCTCCTTCAACAGCTCCCCCAACACCATGACCGAGGGCTCGACACAGATGGCGAGCATCGGGAGGTGCAACGTCTGCCTGAGAGAGTAA